Part of the Natronobacterium gregoryi SP2 genome, GTGTACACCGTACGAAAAAAGGGATGCCAATTGCGTATTTGACGGAGCTTTTGGGCCATAGTGATATTGAAACTACAAAAGAACACTATCTGAAATTCCGTGATGATGATATTGAAGAAGCTGAACGAGAATATAGTTCCATGATTTAGAAACCGAATTAAAATCAGCCGTATAAGTTCTCTCGCCTTCTCATTTTCTCACGTCATGTTCGGATTGTTCAGTAGCTCCGGTTCGAGTGAACAGCGCCCTGAAGTCACTATCAATCAAGACCCTCGTGAGCTAACGATTTCAGTCAAGGGCAAGCCGGGGGACGACACGCAGGATGTCGTTGATATGGTTGCGACAGCGTTCCGAGACCGAGCCCGCAACGGGATTGATGTGTCTCCGGAGGATGGGGGAGAACTAGTCCTGAAGCAGGATGATGATGGGGTTCACAGACTACCTTAAATGACTCCTGAGGTAGTCGAGTGGGAGGATTTCGAACTGAATTGTTTGACAAGGAACTGTGACGGCCAGATGAAGCCAGTCAAGAACGAACGTGATACGATAGGGATGGTCTATTGTCCCATGTGCGAGGTTGTTGTCCGATTGCATTATGAACCATCGTATCCATCAGACGAGCATTACCCGTTATGAACCCTGATGACGACGATTTTTCACTCGCTGAGGCAATGGGGAACGAGTTAGCGATTCTCGGAAACGATTTTGTTGAAAACGAATACACACCGGGTCTGAAGACGGATGACTACGATGTTGGAGTGTACGTTCAGACAGTGAAGGATGTGGATGTTGGTAATGTTCATGTCGATAATGGCCTACTGATGATGGTCCCGGATGATTCAAAGCCTCGGAAACTGTTGAGGGAGTACGTCTACACGAGGGGAGCCACAGTAGTCAGTGACAATATAGAAGATATTGCGACTGCTGTTCCGGAGGAAGAAGTGTTCACGGGGAGTGTATCAGCGTCAGGAGGGTGGGAGAATTATTACGTGATGTTGGTCGCTTAGACTTGTACGTCGAACGGGTTTTCGTCTTCTTCGATGGGGTCAAGCCGCTTCTCGTCGTTGTACGGTTCAAACTCCAATGGTTGGAACGGGTCTGGGATTTCTTCGTCTTCGTATGCTTCGAAGTCCTCTTCAGTATTTTCTTGCTCGGTGTCGAACCCAAGAACGGATTTGATTGTTTCAATCATATATAATATAATTAAAAGGCAGGAGTAAAGGGGTTGGGGTGGTTCGATTCAACAACTTATCTCAGAGAGGGCTTCTTGAATACGGTCGTCTTCTGCTTCTTGTTCAGTATACCACGCACGTTTCTCTTCGTCTTGGTCGATGTTGGAAAGCGTTTGTCGTGTGACGTGTGGGGTGTTTTCAGCAGCTTGGCGGTAGCTCATCCCGTTCTCTATCAATTCTAATGCTTCAACGATATCCAGATATCCAGTTTCACCTTCGTCGTAGTCTGGGTTGAGATTTGGTTTGAGATATCCATCTTGCCGTGTGAATCCCTTCGGAACGTTCCCAAGCCACTTTCCCTCTTCTCTGGCCCGTCGTTGCCCCGACCGTGTTCGCCGTATCAACGTTCGACGTTCCTCAGCAGCTACAGAAGCAATGATATCTGCCACAAGCCTTCCAGTTCCGTCTGGACGGATTTCACGTACGCTCCCGTTTGAGACGTGAATAACAACTTCGTTGTCTTCACAGGCGTCGAAGAATCGTTGTGCAAGTAGTCCTTTCCGGGCGATTCGGGATATTTCCCACACAACCACGTTGTCTATCTTGCCTTCTTTGATGTCTTCAATGAGGTTCAAGAATTTGTCTCGGTCTTCACTCGCTCCCGATGCTTGTTCAGGATAAACTTCTACATCTTTGATGGCGAGGTTATGTCGGTCAAGCCAGTCTTTGATATCAGCGAGTTGGTGTTCATCATCTTGTTCGGCTGTACTTCTTCGGATATATGTTGCTACGTTTTCCAGAGTTTCAGACATATTTTCCATTTCTAGTTTACATCTACTACCCTATATAAGTGACCCCGTTCTGTTTACAGGGTGTAAACAGATGACCATCAAATTACAACCTTCAAGAGAATAGGAATCACTCTGCTGGCCACGCTTCTTCGGACCAATACTTCTTCTCGTCTATCTCATACCGTTCAATGGAATCAATTCGTATCTGTATCTGGTCTTCGACCCCTCTTTCTTCGAAACAAGACTGACAGATGTAACCGAATTCTGGATACAACATCTTGCGGTTATTACACTCCGGGCAGTCGTTCCAACGACCTTCAGAAGACATGTTACACCACCTCGTTTTTGAAACGCACAATTAGATTTCGAAGCTTGAGCAGTACGAGAAGTCCAATTATTCCGACTACAAATCCAGTTACGAGACCTATTGTGAGTTCATCTGTTGGGATGGTTATCGTCAGTTCATCAGTTGTCTGGAGTAGGTATACAGCGTAGCTGTAGGCATACTCCAGTTCGTTCCAAAGGAATACTAGACCAGCGTCAATTATATTTATTGCAGTTAATAATCCGAGCAAGAATATTCCCACAAATCCGAATACGAGGATACCTTCTAACCAGCTAAATTCGCTCTCAGCACTCATCATCACTCACCTCGTTTACTACGTCCTCGAAAATGTAGTGTGTGAACCACAGGCCTGCTACGAGGAT contains:
- a CDS encoding recombinase family protein; the encoded protein is MENMSETLENVATYIRRSTAEQDDEHQLADIKDWLDRHNLAIKDVEVYPEQASGASEDRDKFLNLIEDIKEGKIDNVVVWEISRIARKGLLAQRFFDACEDNEVVIHVSNGSVREIRPDGTGRLVADIIASVAAEERRTLIRRTRSGQRRAREEGKWLGNVPKGFTRQDGYLKPNLNPDYDEGETGYLDIVEALELIENGMSYRQAAENTPHVTRQTLSNIDQDEEKRAWYTEQEAEDDRIQEALSEISC